From one Candidatus Hydrogenedentota bacterium genomic stretch:
- a CDS encoding thiazole synthase: protein MNTQDPFIIAGRTFNSRLMIGTGKFPSNDALHQAIEASGAEIITVALRRVDLSKQENQSILAAIDPNKQLILPNTSGARTAEEALRLARLARAAGLEPWVKLELTPEPRYLLPDPVETLRAAEMLVKDGFIVLPYIQADPVLARRLEDIGTATVMPLGAPIGSNRGMKTRDMVRIIIEQARVPVVVDAGLGAPSHAAEAMELGADAVLVNTALSDARDHGMMARAFALAVEAGRSAYNAGLGPQRATADASSPLTGFLFERNEER from the coding sequence ATGAATACACAGGATCCTTTCATCATAGCCGGTCGCACGTTTAATTCGCGGCTCATGATCGGCACGGGAAAATTCCCGAGCAACGACGCCCTTCACCAAGCCATCGAAGCAAGCGGCGCAGAAATTATTACCGTTGCACTGCGCCGTGTTGATTTAAGCAAACAAGAAAATCAAAGCATTCTTGCTGCTATCGATCCGAATAAACAACTGATCTTGCCGAACACCAGCGGCGCACGGACGGCAGAAGAGGCGCTGCGTCTGGCACGTTTGGCACGGGCGGCGGGACTCGAGCCCTGGGTGAAACTTGAATTAACGCCTGAGCCGCGCTATCTGCTTCCCGATCCGGTTGAAACACTCCGTGCCGCGGAAATGCTTGTGAAAGATGGATTCATCGTATTGCCCTACATCCAAGCGGACCCCGTGCTCGCCCGCAGACTTGAGGATATTGGCACGGCAACGGTTATGCCTTTAGGAGCGCCCATCGGCAGCAACCGCGGTATGAAAACCCGCGATATGGTGCGCATTATTATTGAACAAGCCCGTGTGCCGGTTGTGGTAGATGCGGGATTGGGCGCGCCGTCTCATGCAGCGGAGGCTATGGAACTGGGCGCTGATGCGGTACTGGTCAATACCGCATTATCTGATGCCCGTGATCATGGTATGATGGCGCGCGCCTTCGCCCTCGCCGTAGAAGCGGGCAGATCGGCTTATAACGCCGGGCTAGGCCCGCAGCGTGCTACTGCCGACGCCTCCTCCCCACTGACAGGATTCCTCTTTGAAAGGAATGAGGAGCGGTAG
- a CDS encoding TolC family protein, whose translation MKIRLYIGSILLTVLVAGCMTGPDYEKPDFKVADQWTEDLEGGEKADPADRVHWWKEFSDPTLDDLVARILANNLDLKIAETRILEARTGLIITGAALWPQLDASASYKRRYSVEPPAMGGAPSGRGTAVFSRNGLMGVSVSGSTPGGPTLSYSPDITGGGNSTASVSMGTEGMAKKPSRYSDLYLAGFDASWELDFFGGTRRSLEAARAGVQAIEEYKNSLLVMVVAEAARSYFDLRSYQNRLLINKKNIEALEESLELVQARFVAGLTNELDVKQAETHLANMRSTLPTFEYAIEQAIHRLEILSGEAPGTLKEELSESTHLPAAPPEVLVGIPSEVLQRRPDIRSAERDLAAATARIGVATADLFPKFSLTGSFSGTDDSFSGLRLSSNRTWSIGPAVRWPVFDAGRIRANIEIQNIRQEQALLQYEKTIISSFEEVENALVLYAKEQNRLVELKKSVDAGRKALDIATDLYKQGLVNFLNVLDAERTLFAAEDQQISCETNVLTSLVALYKALGGGWEAPPEVLEEVLEELSPLE comes from the coding sequence ATGAAGATCCGTCTCTATATAGGCAGTATATTGTTGACCGTCCTTGTTGCCGGCTGTATGACCGGCCCCGATTATGAAAAGCCGGACTTTAAGGTCGCCGACCAATGGACAGAAGACTTGGAAGGCGGCGAGAAAGCAGATCCTGCCGACCGCGTACATTGGTGGAAAGAATTCAGCGATCCTACATTGGATGATCTGGTTGCCCGTATCCTCGCCAATAATCTTGATTTGAAGATTGCGGAAACGCGCATTTTGGAAGCGAGAACCGGCTTAATCATTACCGGCGCTGCATTGTGGCCTCAGTTAGATGCCTCCGCTTCCTATAAACGCCGCTACAGTGTGGAGCCGCCCGCTATGGGAGGCGCGCCTTCCGGACGAGGCACCGCAGTATTTTCCCGGAATGGGCTCATGGGCGTCTCCGTTTCAGGATCCACGCCGGGCGGACCGACCCTCTCGTATTCACCCGATATAACAGGCGGCGGCAACTCAACTGCCAGCGTATCCATGGGTACGGAAGGGATGGCGAAAAAGCCAAGCCGTTATTCTGATTTATATCTCGCGGGATTTGATGCTTCTTGGGAGCTCGACTTTTTCGGCGGTACCCGTCGCTCTTTGGAAGCGGCGCGGGCAGGCGTGCAGGCTATCGAAGAATATAAAAATTCCTTACTCGTTATGGTCGTAGCCGAAGCGGCACGCAGTTACTTTGATTTACGGTCTTATCAAAATAGACTCTTGATTAATAAAAAGAACATTGAGGCGTTGGAAGAGTCTTTGGAATTGGTGCAAGCGCGATTCGTTGCGGGATTAACCAATGAACTGGATGTAAAACAAGCTGAAACCCACCTCGCCAACATGCGTTCTACTTTACCGACTTTTGAATATGCTATTGAACAAGCCATTCACCGCCTCGAAATATTATCGGGAGAGGCGCCCGGAACATTGAAGGAGGAGTTGTCGGAATCCACACACTTGCCGGCGGCTCCTCCGGAAGTGTTGGTCGGCATCCCTTCCGAAGTATTGCAGCGACGCCCTGATATACGGTCAGCTGAACGGGATCTGGCCGCGGCGACAGCACGCATTGGTGTGGCGACAGCCGACCTCTTTCCCAAATTCTCCCTTACCGGTTCTTTCTCCGGGACCGATGACAGTTTTTCAGGCTTGCGCTTGTCTTCGAATCGAACATGGTCTATCGGACCTGCAGTACGCTGGCCTGTTTTCGACGCCGGACGCATTCGTGCCAACATAGAAATACAAAATATCCGGCAGGAACAAGCCCTGTTACAGTACGAAAAAACCATTATATCTTCCTTTGAAGAAGTGGAAAATGCCTTGGTCTTGTACGCCAAAGAACAAAACCGTTTGGTCGAACTTAAAAAGAGTGTTGATGCCGGCAGGAAAGCCTTGGATATTGCCACCGACCTTTACAAACAAGGGCTGGTCAATTTCCTCAACGTATTGGATGCGGAACGTACCTTGTTTGCCGCTGAAGACCAACAGATCAGTTGTGAAACGAATGTGCTGACCAGCCTTGTCGCCTTATATAAGGCGCTGGGCGGAGGATGGGAAGCGCCGCCGGAAGTGCTAGAAGAAGTGTTGGAGGAACTGAGTCCCTTAGAATAA
- a CDS encoding efflux RND transporter permease subunit — protein sequence MLAAFFVDRPVFAWVISIVIIIGGVVSLFSLAIESSPQITPPTVVVSAVYPGADAETVMECVATPIEQQLSGIPDLLYYQSKSANDGSLSVTLSFEIGTDLDIAAVEVQNRLKRAEPSLPQEVIRQGTSVSKRMNTFLGIIALQSTNPEHDSLFLSNYAMIYMQDTLQRVHGVGQMRVFGNKDYSMRISVNPDLLVMKGLTVNDVAQAIREQNGLYAAGEIGGRPNPNGLEFTFPVLAPGRLTTVAEFEDIILVAQSDGSLVRLKDVATVELGAQGYGSEGRYNGETTAIIPVIMQPLENALETMTGLKIALDELAENFPEGMYYSIPNDTTRFIKVSLWEVAITFLQSTALVVIVVLMFLGSWRASIIPLVAIPISIVGTFTGLLIIGFTVNTLTLFALVLAIGIVVDNAIVAVENVERLMHDEKLAPREATIKAMKQVTGPIIASVLVLAAVYVPVAFLGGSTGVMYRQFGITIAMAVAFSGVVALTLTPALCANVLRPNHNKIFVFRWFDNGFNFLARRFMTAVKWVIRLGVISVLIFGAMIWGTYTLLREVPTAFVPQEDQGFFLIVVQLPLGASLDRTIEVVKEVETFILEQPEVDGTSAMCGQDMLSGAVTSSSATMYVSLRNWDERPDPENSASSVMGRVFARFGNFKEATVLAFIPPPIFGLGLRAGIEAQLQSRGSSDINQLATVMNNFVAELNQDPMFEGVSGVLNIEQPKVRVNLNQTRAKILGIPIGDIYNTLQAYLGSYYINDFNIYGRVYRVQLQANPEFRESPDDIKKIHVRTSAGDMVELGGVVDVEMEAGPNVVSRFNSFSAVQITGAPAPGVSTGQLIKRVQELAREKLPEGFDVEWSSGSFQEVRAGNQSIYVILFGLVMVFLVLAAQYEKWSLPVTVLLSVPFAAFGATLWVWYRNEDADIYFQIGLLTVIGLTAKMAILIIEFCATERAEGRTIVEAALEAARLRLRPVMMTAVTTILGALPLVLSKGAGAAGRHSIGGSVMGGMMSASFLSIFFIPLFFVIVQWISELGKKPKVAPLPPGEKAGDDKGEGEVTS from the coding sequence ATGTTAGCCGCTTTTTTTGTGGATCGCCCTGTATTTGCATGGGTTATTTCTATTGTAATTATCATAGGCGGGGTGGTGTCCTTATTTTCGTTGGCCATTGAATCATCGCCTCAAATTACGCCGCCCACCGTTGTGGTCAGCGCTGTTTATCCCGGCGCTGACGCAGAGACGGTCATGGAGTGTGTGGCGACACCTATCGAGCAGCAGCTAAGCGGTATTCCCGATTTGCTGTATTATCAATCAAAGAGCGCGAACGACGGCAGTCTTTCCGTAACCCTTTCTTTTGAAATTGGAACGGACTTGGATATTGCTGCGGTGGAAGTTCAAAATCGACTCAAGAGAGCCGAACCCAGTCTTCCGCAAGAAGTGATCCGTCAAGGCACTAGTGTATCCAAGCGTATGAATACTTTCCTGGGGATCATTGCGCTGCAATCCACCAACCCCGAACACGATTCCCTCTTCCTGAGCAACTACGCCATGATTTATATGCAGGACACCCTTCAGCGTGTGCATGGTGTGGGGCAAATGCGCGTCTTCGGCAACAAAGACTATTCCATGCGCATATCCGTCAATCCGGATCTGCTCGTGATGAAAGGCTTGACCGTTAATGATGTGGCGCAAGCCATCCGTGAGCAAAACGGGCTCTATGCCGCAGGCGAAATTGGTGGACGGCCCAATCCGAATGGACTTGAGTTCACCTTCCCTGTACTGGCTCCCGGCCGTCTTACTACGGTTGCCGAATTTGAAGATATTATTCTTGTTGCCCAATCTGATGGATCTTTGGTGCGGCTTAAGGATGTCGCCACCGTCGAATTAGGCGCGCAAGGCTATGGTTCTGAAGGGCGCTACAACGGAGAAACAACGGCGATTATTCCGGTTATTATGCAGCCCTTGGAAAATGCCTTGGAGACTATGACCGGCCTTAAGATTGCTTTGGATGAATTGGCCGAGAACTTTCCCGAAGGAATGTATTACAGCATTCCCAATGATACAACCCGATTTATCAAAGTGTCTCTGTGGGAAGTGGCGATAACCTTCCTGCAATCGACGGCGCTCGTAGTGATCGTTGTGTTGATGTTTCTGGGTAGTTGGCGCGCATCCATTATTCCTCTTGTCGCGATCCCGATTTCCATTGTCGGTACCTTTACCGGGCTGCTGATTATTGGATTTACAGTTAATACGCTGACCCTTTTTGCCCTCGTCCTTGCCATCGGTATTGTTGTGGATAATGCCATCGTTGCCGTGGAGAACGTGGAACGGTTGATGCACGATGAAAAGCTCGCGCCTCGAGAGGCAACCATCAAAGCCATGAAGCAGGTGACGGGCCCGATCATTGCCAGTGTGCTGGTCCTTGCCGCTGTTTATGTTCCCGTCGCTTTTCTCGGCGGCAGCACGGGCGTGATGTATCGGCAGTTCGGCATTACCATCGCCATGGCGGTCGCCTTTTCCGGTGTCGTAGCCCTCACGCTTACGCCGGCATTATGCGCCAATGTGCTGCGGCCCAACCACAACAAGATTTTCGTATTCCGTTGGTTTGACAACGGATTTAACTTCCTTGCGCGACGCTTCATGACCGCTGTGAAATGGGTCATTCGTCTGGGCGTGATCTCTGTCCTGATCTTTGGCGCCATGATCTGGGGCACCTATACCTTATTGCGAGAGGTTCCCACCGCCTTTGTTCCGCAAGAAGACCAAGGATTTTTCCTGATTGTGGTGCAGCTGCCTTTGGGCGCTTCCTTGGATCGAACCATTGAGGTGGTGAAGGAAGTGGAGACTTTTATTTTAGAACAGCCTGAGGTGGACGGGACAAGCGCCATGTGCGGTCAGGATATGCTTTCCGGCGCTGTCACGTCGAGCTCTGCAACCATGTATGTCAGCTTGAGGAATTGGGATGAACGACCGGATCCGGAGAATAGTGCTTCTTCGGTGATGGGGCGTGTTTTTGCGCGCTTTGGCAACTTCAAAGAAGCGACGGTACTTGCCTTTATTCCGCCGCCTATTTTCGGTTTGGGGCTGCGCGCCGGGATTGAGGCGCAGCTGCAAAGCCGAGGCAGCAGCGACATCAACCAATTAGCCACCGTCATGAACAATTTTGTGGCGGAATTAAATCAAGATCCCATGTTTGAAGGAGTCTCCGGCGTCCTGAATATCGAACAACCCAAAGTCCGTGTTAATCTGAACCAAACACGCGCCAAAATATTGGGCATTCCCATTGGCGATATTTATAACACCCTTCAAGCTTATTTGGGTTCCTATTATATTAATGACTTTAATATTTATGGGCGCGTTTACCGCGTTCAATTACAAGCCAACCCTGAGTTTAGAGAAAGCCCCGATGATATTAAAAAGATTCACGTACGCACTTCCGCCGGCGACATGGTCGAATTGGGCGGTGTCGTTGACGTGGAGATGGAGGCGGGCCCGAACGTGGTGAGCCGATTCAACAGCTTCTCTGCCGTACAGATTACCGGCGCTCCCGCTCCCGGCGTGAGTACCGGTCAGCTCATTAAACGGGTTCAAGAACTGGCGCGGGAAAAGTTGCCCGAAGGCTTTGACGTGGAATGGAGCTCCGGGTCTTTCCAAGAAGTCAGGGCAGGCAACCAGTCGATCTATGTCATTCTCTTTGGTCTTGTCATGGTCTTTCTCGTATTGGCGGCTCAGTATGAAAAATGGTCGCTGCCCGTGACCGTGCTGCTCAGTGTGCCTTTCGCCGCTTTTGGCGCCACACTCTGGGTCTGGTATCGCAACGAAGACGCTGATATTTATTTCCAAATTGGATTGCTGACGGTTATCGGACTGACCGCGAAAATGGCTATTCTTATTATTGAATTCTGCGCAACGGAACGGGCGGAAGGCAGGACGATTGTTGAGGCTGCCTTAGAAGCGGCACGACTGCGGCTGCGCCCCGTTATGATGACTGCTGTCACGACCATTCTCGGTGCCTTACCACTGGTCTTGAGTAAAGGCGCCGGCGCCGCCGGACGTCATTCTATTGGCGGCAGCGTAATGGGCGGCATGATGTCTGCATCTTTCCTTTCCATTTTCTTTATTCCCCTCTTTTTTGTGATTGTTCAATGGATCAGTGAACTGGGGAAAAAGCCGAAAGTTGCGCCCCTTCCACCCGGAGAAAAAGCCGGTGATGACAAAGGAGAAGGAGAAGTAACCTCATGA